In Zingiber officinale cultivar Zhangliang chromosome 11B, Zo_v1.1, whole genome shotgun sequence, a single window of DNA contains:
- the LOC122033891 gene encoding cell division control protein 2 homolog D-like — translation MDAFEKLEKVREGTYGKVYKAREKATGKIVALKKTLLPEDDEGVPPTTLREVSLLRMLSIDPHVVRLLDLKQDQNKEGQTILYIVFEYMDTDMKKYIRSFRQSMPPMTVRILMYQLCKGISFCHGHGVLHRDLKPHNILMDRKTMMLKVADLGLSRAFTIPLKTYTHELPVSVGAKSKSRGTIASGASRISQDKSPMPTSYGDFHNSSTISHVPVLAFAAPNLK, via the exons ATGGACGCGTTCGAGAAGCTAGAGAAGGTCAGGGAAGGAACGTACGGCAAGGTTTACAAGGCGCGGGAGAAAGCCACTGGCAAGATCGTCGCTCTCAAGAAGACCCTCCTCCCCGAGGATGACGAGGGCGTTCCTCCCACCACGCTCCGCGAGGTCTCCCTCCTCCGCATGCTTTCCATCGATCCCCATGTCGTCAG ACTTTTGGATCTGAAGCAAGACCAGAACAAGGAGGGGCAAACCATTCTCTACATAGTCTTTGAGTACATGGACACGGATATGAAAAAGTACATCAGAAGTTTCCGCCAGAGCATGCCACCAATGACTGTTAgg ATTTTGATGTATCAACTCTGCAAAGGAATTTCATTCTGTCATGGTCATGGAGTGTTGCACAG GGATCTTAAGCCTCACAATATTTTAATGGACCGCAAGACTATGATGCTAAAAGTTGCGGATCTTGGACTCAGTCGTGCTTTCACCATTCCCCTCAAGACATACACGCACGAG CTTCCTGTAAGTGTTGGTGCAAAATCTAAATCTCGTGGTACCATTGCATCTGGTGCTTCTAGGATTTCACAGGACAAGAGTCCTATGCCAACATCCTATGGAGACTTTCATAATTCTTCAACTATATCTCATGTTCCTGTGCTGGCCTTTGCTGCCCCTAATTTGAAGTAG